A region of Micromonospora sp. WMMD882 DNA encodes the following proteins:
- the eccCa gene encoding type VII secretion protein EccCa codes for MSTVVIKRPPRRPAPEIPVGELPVEAPPEIPEVTGGRWQQMLMVLPMLGGTVAMAMMFGRGGGAYSYVVGGMFGLSSLAMLVTSWGSAAGMPKKSEMMAARREYLRHLAVLRRQVRQNAARQRAGLFYRHPDPAGLWSTVDSHRVWERRPSDPDFAVVRVALGPQTLATPLAPPTTRPLEELEPMTAGALRRFLDAYSVVPELPVALSLRSFARVFLRGPDGGSATPPDGVPGRSATLPDGLPGGSDGPPGPVGGSPAAQALARAMLTQLAVFHAPDELLVAVCAGPERRAAWEWVKWLPHAHHPGRADALGPVRLVASAAVELEQLLGDVLGNRSRFSPAGPATDGPHVVVVLDGADLTGATHLVSDGGIDAVTVVDLHTPPPRLLDRTTLVLEVRDGRLRSYAADGHAEVGVPDQLAVTDAEAVARRLAPLRLASAVQGSDAPSRAELGLPELLGLGDPENFAAEQGWAPRAPRDRLRAPIGVGVDGGAIELDLKESAQDGMGPHGLLIGATGSGKSELLRTLVLGLAATHSSEALNFVLVDFKGGATFASFDRLPHTAAVITNLADALPLVDRMADALNGELTRRQELLRRAGNFASLRDYERARAAGTPLAPLPSLLVICDEFSELLFHKPDFIDLFVQIGRLGRSLGVHLLLASQRLEEGRLRGLDTHLSYRIGLRTFSALESRTVLGVPDAHDLPRSPGHGYLRFGAEPLVRFKAAYVSGPARRRGPGVGGGPAGAPRLLEFSTHFVPAPEPVARPARPAEEPTGGESLLDVLVGRLAGQGPPAHQVWLPPLDASPALDDLLGPVGVDPARGLTFGNPELHGALQVPVALVDRPADQRRDLLWLALDGAAGHVAVVGQPRSGKSDLLRTLVCALALTHTPYEVQVYCLDFGGGGLGALRDLPHVGGVAGRADPTAVRRAVGELTSLLAEREQRFAEAGVESMAAYRQRRAALVAAGQSTPDPFGDVFLVVDGWGVVRGEFDDLEGPVTDLAARGLAYGVHVVVSAIRWLDFRPAIRDLFGSRLELRLGDPSDSAVGRQAAMNVPEGRAGRGITAEKLHFLTAVPRLAATGGDTGDLVKAVAGAWPGPAAPAVRLLPPVLPYAELDLSASTGLRIPVGIAESDLRPVLLDFASEPHFVVFGDAECGKSSFLRALATSITRRFTPEQARIILVDYRRSLLGAIESEHLIGYGTAASGTAELIESVAGYMERRKPGPEVTAAQLRQRSWWTGPELFVLVDDYDLVATGPVNPLRALEDHLPQARDVGLHLVLVRRSGGAGRSQYEPIVQRLRELASAGLVMSGSPDEGALVGPVRPGPLPPGRGRLVTRREGVRLVQLAHLPPT; via the coding sequence TTGTCCACTGTCGTCATCAAGCGACCGCCGCGTCGACCGGCGCCGGAGATCCCGGTCGGTGAGCTGCCCGTCGAGGCCCCGCCGGAGATCCCGGAGGTCACCGGCGGCCGGTGGCAGCAGATGCTGATGGTCCTGCCGATGCTCGGCGGCACGGTGGCGATGGCGATGATGTTCGGCCGGGGCGGCGGCGCGTACTCCTACGTGGTCGGCGGCATGTTCGGGCTGTCGTCGCTGGCCATGCTGGTCACCTCGTGGGGCAGCGCCGCCGGCATGCCGAAGAAGTCGGAGATGATGGCCGCCCGGCGGGAGTACCTGCGGCACCTGGCGGTGCTGCGCCGCCAGGTCCGGCAGAACGCCGCCCGGCAGCGCGCCGGCCTGTTCTACCGGCATCCCGACCCGGCCGGGCTGTGGTCCACGGTCGACAGTCACCGGGTGTGGGAGCGGCGGCCCAGCGACCCGGATTTCGCGGTGGTCCGGGTGGCGCTCGGGCCGCAGACCCTGGCGACCCCGCTGGCGCCGCCCACCACCCGGCCGCTGGAGGAGCTGGAGCCGATGACGGCCGGCGCGTTGCGCCGGTTCCTGGACGCGTACTCGGTGGTGCCGGAGCTGCCGGTGGCGCTCTCGCTGCGCAGCTTCGCCCGGGTGTTCCTGCGCGGCCCCGACGGCGGGTCGGCGACGCCACCGGACGGCGTCCCCGGCCGGTCGGCGACGCTGCCGGACGGCCTCCCCGGCGGTTCGGACGGGCCGCCCGGACCGGTGGGCGGCTCACCGGCGGCGCAGGCGCTGGCCCGGGCGATGCTCACCCAGCTCGCCGTCTTCCACGCCCCGGACGAGCTGCTCGTCGCGGTGTGCGCCGGCCCGGAGCGGCGGGCCGCCTGGGAGTGGGTCAAGTGGCTGCCGCACGCCCACCATCCCGGCCGCGCCGACGCGCTGGGGCCGGTCCGGCTGGTGGCCAGCGCGGCCGTCGAGCTGGAGCAGCTCCTCGGCGACGTGCTGGGCAACCGGTCCCGGTTCAGCCCGGCCGGGCCGGCCACGGACGGGCCGCACGTGGTGGTGGTGCTCGACGGCGCGGACCTGACCGGCGCCACCCACCTCGTCTCCGACGGCGGCATCGACGCGGTCACCGTGGTCGACCTGCACACCCCGCCGCCACGGCTGCTCGACCGGACGACCCTGGTGCTTGAGGTCCGCGACGGGCGGTTGCGCTCGTACGCGGCGGACGGTCACGCCGAGGTCGGCGTTCCCGACCAGCTCGCGGTCACCGACGCCGAGGCGGTGGCCCGCCGGTTGGCGCCGCTGCGGCTGGCCAGCGCCGTGCAGGGGTCGGACGCGCCGTCGCGGGCCGAGCTGGGGCTGCCCGAGCTGCTGGGCCTCGGTGACCCGGAGAACTTCGCGGCCGAGCAGGGCTGGGCGCCCCGCGCCCCCCGGGACCGGCTGCGGGCGCCGATCGGGGTGGGCGTCGACGGCGGGGCGATCGAGCTGGACCTTAAGGAGTCCGCGCAGGACGGCATGGGCCCGCACGGCCTGCTGATCGGGGCGACCGGCTCCGGCAAGTCGGAGCTGCTGCGCACCCTGGTGCTGGGGTTGGCCGCCACGCACAGCTCGGAGGCGCTCAACTTCGTCCTGGTCGACTTCAAGGGCGGGGCCACCTTCGCCTCGTTCGACAGGCTGCCGCACACCGCCGCGGTGATCACCAACCTGGCGGACGCGCTGCCGCTCGTCGACCGGATGGCCGACGCGCTCAACGGCGAGCTGACCCGCCGGCAGGAGCTGCTGCGGCGGGCCGGGAACTTCGCCAGCCTGCGGGACTACGAGCGGGCCCGGGCGGCGGGTACCCCGCTCGCGCCGCTGCCGTCCCTGCTGGTGATCTGCGACGAGTTCTCCGAGCTGCTGTTCCACAAGCCGGACTTCATCGACCTGTTCGTGCAGATCGGCCGGTTGGGCCGCTCGCTGGGGGTGCACCTGCTGCTGGCCTCGCAGCGACTGGAGGAGGGTCGGCTGCGCGGGTTGGACACCCACCTGTCGTACCGGATCGGGTTGCGGACCTTCTCCGCGCTGGAGTCCCGGACGGTGCTCGGCGTGCCCGACGCGCACGACCTGCCCCGCTCCCCCGGGCACGGTTACCTGCGTTTCGGCGCCGAGCCGCTGGTCCGGTTCAAGGCCGCGTACGTCTCCGGGCCGGCCCGGCGGCGCGGGCCCGGCGTGGGCGGTGGCCCGGCCGGCGCGCCCCGGCTGCTGGAGTTCTCCACCCACTTCGTGCCCGCGCCCGAGCCGGTCGCCAGGCCGGCCCGGCCCGCCGAGGAGCCCACCGGCGGCGAGAGCCTGCTGGACGTGCTGGTCGGTCGGCTCGCCGGGCAGGGGCCGCCGGCGCACCAGGTGTGGTTGCCGCCGTTGGACGCCTCGCCGGCCCTGGACGACCTGCTCGGCCCGGTGGGCGTCGACCCGGCGCGCGGCCTGACCTTCGGCAACCCGGAGCTGCACGGCGCGCTCCAGGTGCCGGTGGCGCTCGTCGACCGCCCCGCCGACCAGCGGCGGGACCTGCTGTGGCTGGCCTTGGACGGGGCGGCCGGGCACGTCGCCGTGGTCGGGCAGCCGCGCAGCGGCAAGTCGGACCTGCTGCGTACGTTGGTCTGCGCGCTCGCGCTCACCCACACCCCGTACGAGGTGCAGGTGTACTGCCTGGACTTCGGCGGCGGCGGGCTGGGCGCGTTGCGCGACCTGCCGCACGTCGGCGGGGTGGCCGGCCGGGCCGACCCGACGGCGGTCCGGCGCGCGGTCGGGGAACTGACCTCGTTGCTGGCCGAGCGGGAGCAGCGCTTCGCCGAGGCGGGCGTGGAGTCGATGGCCGCCTACCGGCAGCGGCGGGCGGCGCTGGTCGCCGCCGGGCAGTCGACGCCCGACCCGTTCGGGGACGTCTTCCTGGTGGTGGACGGCTGGGGCGTGGTGCGCGGCGAGTTCGACGACCTGGAGGGGCCGGTCACCGACCTGGCCGCCCGGGGGCTCGCGTACGGCGTGCACGTGGTGGTGAGCGCGATCCGCTGGCTGGACTTCCGGCCGGCGATCCGGGACCTGTTCGGTTCCCGGCTGGAGCTGCGTCTCGGTGACCCGTCCGACTCGGCGGTCGGGCGGCAGGCGGCGATGAACGTGCCGGAGGGCCGGGCGGGCCGGGGCATCACGGCCGAGAAGCTGCACTTCCTGACCGCCGTGCCCCGGTTGGCCGCCACCGGCGGGGACACCGGCGACCTGGTGAAGGCGGTGGCCGGGGCGTGGCCGGGGCCGGCCGCCCCGGCGGTGCGGCTGCTGCCGCCGGTGCTGCCGTACGCGGAGCTGGACCTGTCGGCGTCGACCGGGCTGCGGATCCCGGTGGGCATCGCGGAGTCGGACCTGCGGCCGGTGCTGCTGGACTTCGCCAGCGAGCCGCACTTCGTGGTGTTCGGGGACGCCGAGTGCGGCAAGTCGTCGTTCCTGCGCGCCCTGGCCACCTCGATCACCCGCCGGTTCACCCCGGAGCAGGCCCGGATCATCCTGGTGGACTACCGGCGCAGCCTGCTCGGCGCGATCGAGTCGGAACACCTGATCGGGTACGGCACGGCGGCGTCCGGCACCGCCGAGCTGATCGAGTCGGTGGCCGGGTACATGGAACGCCGCAAGCCCGGCCCGGAGGTGACGGCCGCCCAGTTGCGGCAGCGGTCCTGGTGGACGGGGCCGGAGCTGTTCGTGCTGGTGGACGACTACGACCTGGTCGCCACCGGTCCGGTCAACCCGTTGCGGGCCCTGGAGGACCACCTGCCCCAGGCCCGGGACGTGGGCCTGCACCTGGTGCTGGTGCGCCGTTCGGGTGGCGCGGGCCGGTCCCAGTACGAGCCGATCGTGCAGCGGCTGCGGGAGCTCGCCTCGGCCGGGCTGGTGATGAGCGGCAGCCCGGACGAGGGGGCGCTGGTCGGTCCGGTCCGCCCCGGCCCGTTGCCGCCCGGCCGGGGTCGGCTGGTCACCCGGCGTGAGGGGGTCCGGCTGGTGCAGCTCGCCCATCTCCCGCCGACGTGA